From the Acidilutibacter cellobiosedens genome, one window contains:
- a CDS encoding RnfABCDGE type electron transport complex subunit B — translation MSTILLPVAVLGSLGLIFGIGLSLASKAFEVKIDPRIEAIKKCLPGVNCGACGYPGCEGLASAIVEEKASIDGCKVGGKPVAEKIKNIMEG, via the coding sequence ATGAGTACAATATTATTGCCGGTAGCAGTATTGGGAAGTTTGGGCCTTATATTTGGCATCGGGTTGTCCTTGGCATCAAAGGCCTTCGAAGTAAAAATAGATCCGAGAATAGAAGCTATAAAGAAATGTTTACCGGGAGTCAATTGCGGAGCATGCGGATATCCCGGCTGTGAAGGATTGGCATCTGCTATCGTGGAAGAAAAAGCATCTATAGACGGATGCAAAGTGGGCGGAAAGCCCGTAGCCGAAAAAATTAAAAATATAATGGAAGGTTAA
- the rsxE gene encoding electron transport complex subunit RsxE, with translation MRLSNIFYNGVIKENPIFVQLIGMCATLAITTSALNGLSMGLSVTGVLVCSNFVISLLRNVIPDKVRIPAFVVVIATFVTMVDMFLKAFAPAIYSALGLFIPLIVVNCIIFARAETFASKNGVIESIVDGLGMGIGYTIALVILGSIREILGAGSIFGIPLFGEGFQPALILIMPPGAFILLGTLIGIFNLIRKKNENKKDVKHKEESYNI, from the coding sequence TTGAGATTATCAAATATATTTTACAATGGAGTAATAAAGGAAAATCCGATATTCGTGCAACTTATCGGAATGTGTGCTACCTTGGCTATAACTACAAGTGCATTGAACGGATTGTCAATGGGATTGTCCGTTACAGGGGTATTGGTTTGTTCCAACTTTGTAATATCTTTGTTGAGAAATGTAATCCCCGATAAAGTTCGTATTCCCGCCTTCGTCGTAGTAATAGCAACTTTTGTAACTATGGTCGATATGTTTCTTAAAGCCTTTGCTCCGGCAATATACAGTGCATTGGGACTTTTCATCCCATTAATAGTAGTAAACTGTATAATATTTGCAAGGGCAGAGACTTTTGCCTCGAAAAACGGAGTAATAGAATCAATCGTTGACGGTCTCGGAATGGGAATAGGATATACAATAGCATTAGTAATATTGGGAAGTATAAGAGAAATATTGGGAGCCGGAAGTATATTCGGGATACCATTGTTCGGAGAAGGGTTTCAGCCTGCATTGATATTGATAATGCCGCCGGGAGCATTTATATTGTTGGGAACACTAATAGGAATTTTTAATTTGATAAGAAAGAAAAACGAAAATAAAAAAGACGTTAAACATAAAGAAGAATCCTACAATATTTAA
- a CDS encoding zinc-dependent dehydrogenase has product MKEKMKAMVLYGPKDIRYEEVDKPVCGDNDVLLQIKAIGLCGSDIRTITYGHYKVKYPQIIGHEITGQVAETGKNVKKFKAGDRLYVSPVVPCHECKACRLGYEELCENLTVIGTEIQGDYAEYMLLEEKVLKNGVVLSIPDELEYEQAVITEPLSSVYACQENCSITLGDTVAIIGMGPIGCLHTALAKIRGAKAVIAIEQSEERLNKSKEFGADYLINSSKEDPVAKVREITGGWGAEKVISACPSTDAQNQAISMACKKGTVIFFGGVPKGKLTNIDTNIIHYNTLTLIGHYGYSNLQARKAFSLITSGRLDAKKFVTHVLPLKEIEKAVELTRSGEAIKVVLKP; this is encoded by the coding sequence ATGAAAGAAAAAATGAAAGCTATGGTTCTTTATGGACCTAAAGATATAAGATATGAAGAAGTAGATAAGCCAGTATGCGGGGATAATGATGTTTTACTTCAAATTAAGGCTATAGGATTGTGTGGATCGGATATAAGAACTATCACTTACGGACATTATAAGGTTAAATATCCTCAGATAATAGGGCACGAAATAACAGGACAAGTAGCTGAAACAGGGAAGAACGTAAAGAAGTTTAAAGCAGGAGACAGGCTGTATGTTTCTCCTGTAGTACCGTGTCATGAATGTAAAGCATGCAGGTTGGGATACGAAGAATTATGTGAGAATTTAACTGTTATAGGTACGGAAATCCAGGGAGACTATGCAGAATATATGCTTCTTGAAGAAAAAGTATTAAAAAATGGAGTAGTACTTAGTATTCCGGATGAACTTGAATATGAACAGGCAGTTATCACGGAGCCATTATCATCGGTTTATGCATGTCAGGAAAACTGCAGCATAACTTTAGGAGATACTGTGGCCATTATAGGAATGGGGCCGATAGGATGCCTTCATACGGCTCTTGCAAAGATAAGAGGAGCGAAAGCGGTAATAGCAATAGAGCAGTCGGAAGAAAGGTTAAACAAATCAAAAGAATTTGGAGCAGATTATCTGATAAATTCGTCAAAAGAAGATCCCGTAGCCAAAGTAAGAGAAATAACAGGAGGATGGGGAGCAGAAAAAGTAATATCAGCCTGCCCATCTACCGATGCACAAAATCAGGCTATATCGATGGCATGTAAAAAAGGTACCGTAATATTTTTCGGAGGAGTGCCGAAGGGGAAATTGACAAATATAGATACAAATATTATACATTACAATACCTTAACATTGATAGGACATTATGGATACAGTAACTTACAGGCAAGGAAGGCATTTTCTCTTATAACGTCTGGGAGGCTGGATGCAAAGAAGTTTGTAACTCATGTTCTGCCGCTGAAGGAAATAGAAAAAGCCGTAGAGCTTACAAGAAGCGGAGAAGCAATAAAAGTGGTATTGAAGCCTTAA
- a CDS encoding C69 family dipeptidase translates to MKKRIAAVIMVSIMILSSATQVLACTGTIIGKDVSADGSTLIGRTEDIDSAHTKQFVVHPRTEYKSTDIFEDPATGFKYPQPKVSYKYTAVPDSEIEEDGIYAEVGSNEYGVCIDATVSASPNDTVLKYDPLVENGLREANIPTIVLPRVKTAKEGIKLVASIVEKQGSAEGNILVIADKNEVWYMEILSGHRYAAIKFPENVAAVFPNCYMLGYVNLQDSKNVIASKDLLTFAKNHGFYKEYKGKFHTALSYGEPLEQGNRDRLWGAQNLLAPSKNISYDSQVFDLFITPDKKVSLKDLMELQRYRYEGTKIDANLPENKTVRPIGTERQAECHIIQLKDKYPTELGGIMWLAMGNAEHSVYLPTYGNINDTHKAYKVKTANYSPDSAYWIFRSLSTLSELDRDKYGKSVREYWSDYEDNLIAEQEKTDKKVLEIYNKDKAKAAEYTTQLGIDIAEDAMSKAKTIYEELFTYVSREAGRPNKTPFVPSISTVEQDVAK, encoded by the coding sequence ATGAAAAAAAGAATAGCAGCAGTTATTATGGTAAGTATCATGATTTTGAGTTCCGCCACACAAGTCCTGGCTTGTACAGGAACAATTATCGGAAAAGATGTTTCTGCCGACGGAAGCACGCTTATAGGAAGAACTGAAGATATAGACAGCGCTCATACAAAACAGTTCGTTGTACATCCGAGGACTGAATATAAGTCAACAGACATATTTGAGGACCCTGCAACCGGCTTTAAATATCCTCAGCCTAAAGTATCTTATAAATATACAGCAGTACCAGATTCTGAAATAGAAGAGGACGGTATTTATGCAGAAGTGGGATCCAATGAATATGGAGTATGCATCGATGCAACCGTTTCCGCAAGTCCCAATGATACTGTCTTAAAATATGATCCATTAGTTGAAAACGGATTAAGAGAAGCTAATATTCCGACAATAGTACTGCCAAGAGTGAAAACAGCTAAAGAGGGAATAAAACTTGTAGCTTCAATAGTTGAAAAACAGGGCTCTGCAGAAGGAAATATACTTGTGATAGCTGATAAAAATGAAGTTTGGTATATGGAAATTCTCTCAGGCCACAGATATGCGGCAATAAAGTTTCCTGAAAACGTTGCTGCAGTATTTCCCAATTGTTATATGTTAGGATATGTTAATTTGCAGGATAGTAAAAATGTAATTGCTTCAAAAGATCTTTTAACATTTGCAAAAAACCACGGATTTTATAAAGAATATAAAGGTAAATTTCATACTGCTCTATCCTACGGAGAACCTTTAGAGCAAGGAAACAGAGACAGACTCTGGGGAGCACAAAATTTGTTGGCTCCAAGCAAAAATATTTCTTATGATTCACAAGTATTTGATTTATTTATAACTCCGGATAAAAAAGTATCTTTAAAAGATCTAATGGAACTTCAAAGATACAGATATGAAGGAACTAAGATAGATGCAAATCTTCCCGAAAACAAAACAGTACGTCCTATAGGAACTGAAAGACAAGCAGAATGTCACATAATTCAACTAAAAGATAAATATCCTACAGAACTTGGAGGAATCATGTGGCTGGCAATGGGGAATGCCGAACATTCCGTGTATCTTCCTACTTACGGAAATATAAACGATACTCATAAAGCTTATAAAGTAAAAACAGCTAATTACAGTCCTGACTCAGCTTATTGGATATTCAGAAGTCTAAGTACATTATCAGAACTTGATAGGGATAAATACGGAAAATCCGTAAGAGAATACTGGAGTGATTATGAAGATAATCTTATTGCCGAGCAAGAAAAAACAGACAAAAAAGTGCTGGAAATCTATAACAAGGACAAAGCCAAGGCTGCCGAATATACTACACAATTAGGTATAGACATTGCTGAAGATGCAATGTCAAAGGCTAAGACAATATATGAAGAACTTTTTACTTACGTATCAAGAGAAGCAGGCAGACCTAATAAGACACCTTTCGTGCCTTCCATTTCAACTGTAGAACAAGACGTAGCAAAATAA
- the rsxA gene encoding electron transport complex subunit RsxA, with amino-acid sequence MNLFTILISTIFVNNYVLARFLGICPFLGVSNKTETAAGMGVAVTFVVTLSSIITYFIQKLILDPLKLEYLQTIVFILVIATLVQFVEMVMKKTSPTLYKALGVYLPLITTNCIVLGVAILNIKEGYNLVQTIVNSIGASVGFAFALILMASVREKLELSEIPESLKGFPIALITAGLMSIAFLGFKGLV; translated from the coding sequence ATGAATTTGTTTACAATATTGATAAGTACTATATTCGTCAACAACTATGTTCTAGCCCGTTTTTTAGGAATATGTCCCTTTTTAGGTGTATCAAATAAAACGGAAACGGCAGCGGGAATGGGAGTTGCGGTTACATTTGTAGTAACATTATCATCTATAATAACTTATTTCATACAAAAATTAATCTTAGATCCGTTGAAATTGGAATATTTACAGACAATAGTTTTTATACTTGTAATAGCTACATTAGTTCAATTTGTTGAAATGGTAATGAAAAAAACAAGTCCTACATTATACAAGGCCTTAGGTGTTTATCTTCCCTTGATAACAACTAATTGCATAGTTTTAGGAGTTGCAATATTAAATATTAAGGAAGGCTATAATTTAGTACAGACAATAGTTAATTCAATAGGCGCATCAGTAGGATTTGCTTTTGCCTTGATACTTATGGCATCTGTAAGAGAGAAGCTGGAACTTTCTGAAATCCCGGAAAGCCTTAAAGGTTTCCCCATAGCCCTTATTACCGCAGGACTTATGTCAATAGCATTTTTAGGATTTAAAGGATTAGTATAG
- a CDS encoding CD0519/CD1768 family membrane protein yields MENKTIVKSVSKESLLLLIGIIVFFALFISIMGATNTFKTMIATAHDLILNTSFFIMGVAILASAFSAVLSEFGIISIMNKILSPIIKPLFDLPGVASLGIITTYLSDNPAIISLGRENNFRKYFKKYQLPAITNLGTAFGMGLIVSTFMISQAKDGENFLVPVIIGNISAAIGSIISVRLMMKHTKRIYGTEEYVTSKDDSSYDIMEFREIRNGSVFQRFLESLLDGGKEGVNLGLSIIPGVVIICTFIMMLTNGPSPDGMYTGGAYEGIRLLPYIGEKLKFILNPLFGFKHPEAISFPITSLGAVGAALGLVPKFLEENLIGENEIAVFTAMGMCWSGYLSTHVAMMDALNMRELTSKAIISHTIAGLCAGIIAHFIYIIYAFIF; encoded by the coding sequence GTGGAAAACAAAACTATTGTAAAATCCGTAAGCAAAGAATCACTTCTTTTACTGATTGGAATTATTGTTTTTTTTGCTCTTTTTATAAGTATAATGGGTGCTACTAATACGTTTAAGACAATGATAGCTACTGCCCACGATCTTATCTTAAATACTTCATTTTTCATTATGGGGGTTGCAATACTGGCAAGTGCTTTTTCTGCCGTGTTATCCGAATTCGGAATTATTTCAATAATGAATAAAATTTTAAGTCCAATTATCAAACCTTTATTTGATCTGCCCGGAGTAGCCAGCCTTGGAATTATTACCACATACCTTTCCGATAATCCTGCAATTATTTCATTAGGCCGTGAAAACAATTTCAGAAAATATTTTAAAAAATACCAGCTTCCGGCTATTACAAACCTTGGGACAGCCTTCGGAATGGGATTGATTGTATCAACATTTATGATTTCTCAGGCAAAGGATGGAGAAAATTTTTTAGTTCCGGTTATTATAGGAAATATAAGTGCAGCCATAGGAAGCATAATAAGCGTAAGATTGATGATGAAACATACAAAAAGGATTTACGGTACCGAAGAATATGTAACATCAAAAGATGACAGTTCCTATGACATAATGGAATTCAGAGAAATAAGAAATGGAAGTGTATTTCAGAGATTTCTTGAGTCGTTGCTGGACGGCGGTAAAGAAGGTGTCAATCTGGGTTTATCAATTATTCCGGGAGTCGTAATCATCTGTACGTTTATAATGATGCTTACCAACGGTCCTTCTCCCGACGGAATGTATACAGGAGGAGCCTACGAAGGAATCAGGCTTCTTCCATATATAGGAGAAAAATTGAAGTTTATTTTAAATCCTCTCTTCGGATTTAAACACCCTGAGGCTATATCATTTCCAATTACGTCTTTGGGAGCCGTAGGTGCCGCTCTGGGCCTCGTACCAAAATTTTTAGAAGAAAACCTTATCGGTGAAAATGAAATAGCTGTATTTACTGCAATGGGAATGTGCTGGAGCGGATATTTGAGCACTCATGTAGCAATGATGGATGCCTTAAATATGAGGGAGCTGACGTCAAAAGCCATAATAAGCCATACCATTGCCGGATTGTGTGCCGGAATAATAGCTCATTTTATATACATAATATATGCTTTTATATTTTAG
- a CDS encoding RnfABCDGE type electron transport complex subunit G, translating to MKETLKLGISLFLITAISAIVLAISNNITSAKIAEADKLANDTARQEALPQGETFKSIENNKLKEITEKNPEILEIFEGRKEDGSLAGYTFKVSVSGYGGKIEMITGISSEGKITGIKILNHEETPGLGANSTKPEFQNRFKDKPTDKELVVVKTQPTSDNEVQGITSATVTSKAVVKGANTAIDTFNSKFAE from the coding sequence ATGAAAGAAACGTTGAAACTTGGAATATCGCTTTTTTTGATAACAGCAATAAGTGCTATAGTCCTTGCAATAAGTAATAATATTACATCGGCAAAAATAGCGGAAGCCGACAAATTGGCTAACGATACGGCAAGGCAAGAAGCTCTTCCTCAGGGAGAAACCTTTAAATCCATAGAGAATAATAAATTAAAGGAAATAACAGAAAAAAATCCTGAAATATTAGAAATATTTGAAGGAAGAAAAGAAGACGGAAGTTTGGCAGGATACACCTTTAAAGTTTCAGTTTCAGGATACGGCGGAAAAATAGAGATGATAACAGGTATATCCTCTGAGGGAAAAATAACCGGAATAAAAATATTAAATCATGAAGAGACTCCGGGTCTTGGAGCCAATTCGACCAAACCCGAATTTCAAAACAGATTTAAAGATAAACCTACAGATAAAGAGTTAGTCGTAGTAAAAACTCAGCCCACATCTGACAATGAAGTGCAGGGAATAACAAGCGCTACCGTTACTTCAAAGGCAGTAGTGAAAGGTGCAAATACAGCAATAGATACATTCAATTCAAAATTTGCAGAATGA
- the fba gene encoding class II fructose-1,6-bisphosphate aldolase, protein MVLVNAKEMLNKAMKEKYAVGHFNINNLEWTKAILLTAQENNSPVILGVSEGAGKYMGGYKTVVGMVNGLLEELNITVPVALHLDHGSYEGALKTIEAGFSSVMFDGSHYPIEENIEKTKELIKITREKGISLEAEVGAIGGEEDGKIGEGELADPAECKRIADLGVTMLAAGIGNIHGKYPANWKGLNFDVLAKIRKITVDVPLVLHGGTGIPDDMVKKAISLGVAKINVNTECQLVFAEATRKYIEDGKDLVGKGYDPRKLLGPGFEAIKAKVKEKMVLFGSVNRA, encoded by the coding sequence ATGGTATTGGTTAATGCTAAGGAAATGCTGAATAAGGCCATGAAAGAGAAATATGCCGTGGGACATTTTAACATTAATAATTTGGAATGGACCAAAGCGATCTTATTAACGGCTCAAGAAAACAATTCGCCTGTAATTTTGGGAGTTTCTGAAGGTGCAGGGAAATACATGGGAGGATATAAGACCGTAGTCGGAATGGTTAATGGATTACTTGAAGAGTTAAATATTACGGTACCCGTGGCTCTGCATTTGGATCATGGCAGTTATGAAGGAGCCCTTAAAACTATTGAAGCTGGTTTTTCATCAGTTATGTTTGACGGATCTCACTATCCTATAGAAGAAAATATTGAGAAGACAAAGGAACTTATAAAGATCACAAGGGAAAAAGGGATTTCCTTGGAGGCCGAAGTCGGTGCCATAGGAGGAGAAGAAGACGGAAAAATTGGTGAAGGAGAATTGGCTGATCCTGCTGAGTGTAAAAGAATAGCCGATTTAGGCGTTACAATGCTGGCTGCCGGTATCGGAAATATTCACGGTAAATATCCTGCAAATTGGAAAGGACTTAATTTTGATGTTTTAGCTAAAATAAGAAAGATAACCGTAGATGTTCCCTTAGTATTACACGGAGGGACAGGAATTCCGGATGATATGGTAAAAAAGGCTATTTCTTTGGGAGTTGCTAAAATTAATGTAAATACCGAATGTCAATTAGTTTTTGCAGAGGCTACTCGTAAATATATCGAAGATGGTAAGGATTTAGTAGGGAAGGGCTATGATCCCCGTAAATTATTAGGACCTGGCTTTGAGGCTATTAAGGCAAAAGTAAAGGAAAAGATGGTACTATTTGGTTCTGTAAACAGAGCTTAA
- a CDS encoding serine hydrolase yields MLENKIREFIKNQKGNVAVAIKDLKTGKEIKINENLVFPSASTIKLSIMSELFNRVNMRSLNLNDKIKLTENMKTGGDGILKELELGHKFTLKEIMTLMIIISDNMATNILIDLLGMDNINKRIKDMGLKNTRLQRKMMDSQAAKEGRENLTTANDLCLILELIYRGKNINEECSRMMLDILKRQQVRGRLDLYLPEDVIIAHKTGDLDCLEHDVGIVYLPHREYIICVLTNETETNKDGREIIGKVSKMVYDEF; encoded by the coding sequence ATGCTGGAAAACAAGATAAGAGAATTTATTAAAAATCAAAAAGGAAATGTAGCTGTTGCAATAAAGGATTTAAAAACAGGGAAGGAAATAAAAATAAATGAAAATCTTGTATTCCCTTCTGCAAGCACGATTAAACTTTCAATAATGTCGGAACTTTTTAATAGAGTCAATATGAGGTCATTAAATTTAAATGATAAGATCAAATTGACTGAGAACATGAAAACCGGCGGAGACGGTATCCTTAAAGAGTTAGAATTAGGTCATAAATTTACATTAAAAGAAATAATGACATTGATGATTATAATAAGTGATAATATGGCTACTAACATATTAATTGATTTGTTAGGCATGGATAATATAAATAAGAGAATAAAAGATATGGGACTCAAAAATACAAGACTTCAGAGAAAAATGATGGATTCTCAGGCTGCAAAGGAAGGCAGGGAGAACCTTACAACGGCTAATGATTTGTGTTTAATTTTAGAGCTTATATACAGAGGTAAGAACATAAATGAAGAATGCAGCCGTATGATGCTGGATATTCTAAAAAGGCAGCAGGTAAGGGGAAGACTGGATTTGTATTTGCCGGAAGATGTTATAATAGCCCATAAGACAGGGGATTTAGACTGTCTTGAACATGATGTGGGAATAGTATACCTTCCTCATAGGGAATATATAATATGTGTCCTTACCAATGAAACCGAGACTAATAAAGATGGGCGAGAGATAATAGGGAAAGTATCTAAAATGGTATACGATGAATTTTAG
- a CDS encoding RnfABCDGE type electron transport complex subunit D: protein MDNIFKNELTVTSSPHILSKNTVQKTMLDVIIALFPAAIGSIYYFGLGALKIITVSVISSVFFEAFYQKIAKKPITINDCSAIVTGLLIAFNLPSTAPWWIPFIGSGFAIIIVKQFFGGLGSNFMNPALAARAMLLTSWPTIMTNFVSPGSADGIASATPLAIMKYGAADVTASATVKEAGNALPKLMDMFLGNTGGCLGETSAILLLIGAIYLLIKKVIDWRIPASYILSTAVFLLLFGVESQMIPYHILGGGLILGAFYMATDYVSSPVTPIGRIVFGIGAGFLTALIRTKGGYPEGVSYSILLMNIATPLIEKFTNPKVFGRVNG, encoded by the coding sequence ATGGACAATATTTTTAAAAATGAACTTACAGTGACATCATCTCCACACATATTGTCCAAAAATACGGTTCAAAAGACAATGTTGGATGTAATAATAGCACTGTTCCCAGCAGCAATAGGAAGTATATATTATTTTGGATTAGGAGCCCTCAAAATAATAACCGTATCAGTAATTTCGTCGGTATTCTTTGAAGCATTCTATCAAAAGATAGCTAAAAAACCAATTACCATAAATGATTGCAGTGCAATTGTTACAGGATTGCTTATTGCATTTAATTTGCCTTCAACGGCACCATGGTGGATACCTTTTATAGGTTCCGGATTTGCAATTATAATAGTAAAACAATTCTTTGGCGGTTTGGGTTCAAACTTTATGAATCCTGCATTGGCGGCAAGAGCAATGCTCTTAACATCTTGGCCTACTATTATGACTAACTTTGTATCGCCCGGTTCTGCAGATGGAATTGCTTCGGCAACTCCATTGGCGATAATGAAATACGGAGCAGCTGATGTAACAGCGTCGGCTACAGTGAAGGAAGCAGGAAATGCCCTTCCCAAATTGATGGATATGTTTCTCGGGAATACCGGAGGCTGCTTAGGAGAAACATCGGCTATTTTACTTCTTATAGGAGCTATATATTTATTGATAAAAAAAGTAATCGATTGGAGGATACCAGCATCATATATATTAAGCACTGCTGTATTCCTTCTGTTATTTGGAGTAGAAAGTCAAATGATACCATATCATATTCTCGGGGGCGGACTAATTTTAGGAGCTTTTTATATGGCAACGGATTATGTTTCATCGCCTGTTACTCCTATAGGACGTATTGTATTCGGAATAGGAGCAGGATTTCTAACAGCTTTAATCAGAACTAAAGGCGGATATCCCGAGGGTGTGTCTTATTCCATATTACTTATGAATATAGCTACCCCATTGATTGAAAAATTTACAAATCCTAAAGTTTTTGGGAGGGTTAACGGATGA
- a CDS encoding SLC13 family permease: MIFNLSPIFGLVPLVIYIILSFKDINPVLNVAISVILTAILTKQPFSSFGGVLAESLGSFLGMIGFIIMLGSGLGAILQKTGVAEYLVKSLMKKIGVNNEKKAILATMISSMVLVSLLGTLAGANAIIAPIIIPLVAVIGITPSTVATIFLGAGLTGMFVGPYTPQVVTIMGLTGLSYGQYILGAGIPLAILVLVITYIFANRIQKKTKGIYAYENVEKVEEDYEAKQETKRATLAFILSMTALIVYGITLQSGASYAILVIVLASVITGLVGKLKPNDLIDTFIKGASRMMWLFIMFILFNPFIEFIDKAGSFKALVSLLKPLLKSQNKVIFSIVTALTGIFGVGGAATADNIVMNNMFKIIVKDLGVSPSLWALILLVSGQITSFAYPEADMIGQMGLARSKDMKNLVKYGITVTVCSVILAAVRAIFD; this comes from the coding sequence ATGATATTTAATTTATCACCTATCTTTGGCTTAGTACCATTAGTTATTTATATCATTTTATCATTTAAGGATATTAATCCTGTATTAAATGTAGCAATAAGTGTTATATTAACTGCTATTCTTACAAAGCAGCCATTTTCATCTTTTGGGGGAGTATTGGCCGAGTCGCTGGGATCATTTTTAGGTATGATAGGATTTATAATTATGTTAGGTTCAGGGCTTGGAGCAATTCTGCAAAAAACAGGTGTAGCTGAATATTTAGTTAAATCTCTGATGAAAAAAATAGGAGTTAACAATGAGAAAAAAGCAATATTAGCTACAATGATAAGCTCAATGGTTCTTGTATCACTTCTTGGTACATTGGCAGGAGCAAATGCAATTATAGCTCCTATCATAATCCCTTTGGTTGCAGTAATTGGTATAACTCCATCGACTGTTGCAACGATTTTTTTAGGGGCAGGCCTTACGGGAATGTTTGTAGGACCTTATACTCCGCAGGTAGTAACAATTATGGGGCTTACGGGTTTAAGCTATGGCCAGTATATATTGGGAGCGGGAATTCCGTTGGCTATTCTTGTATTGGTAATAACATATATATTTGCAAACAGAATTCAGAAAAAAACTAAAGGAATTTATGCCTATGAAAATGTGGAAAAAGTAGAAGAAGATTATGAAGCTAAGCAAGAAACCAAAAGAGCAACTTTGGCCTTTATTTTATCTATGACTGCATTAATAGTGTATGGTATAACTCTTCAAAGCGGAGCTTCATATGCAATATTGGTTATTGTCTTAGCGTCTGTAATAACGGGATTGGTGGGGAAATTAAAGCCCAATGATTTAATTGATACTTTTATCAAAGGTGCTTCCCGTATGATGTGGTTGTTTATCATGTTTATATTGTTTAATCCGTTTATTGAATTTATTGACAAAGCAGGGTCATTTAAAGCTCTTGTCTCATTATTAAAACCTCTTCTTAAATCACAAAACAAAGTGATATTCTCCATAGTAACTGCTTTGACAGGTATTTTTGGAGTTGGCGGTGCTGCGACTGCAGATAATATAGTAATGAATAATATGTTTAAAATTATTGTTAAGGATTTAGGAGTGTCTCCTTCTTTGTGGGCATTGATACTACTTGTTTCCGGACAAATTACGTCATTTGCATACCCTGAAGCGGATATGATTGGACAAATGGGGCTTGCAAGATCAAAGGATATGAAAAATTTAGTTAAATATGGGATAACCGTGACTGTATGTTCTGTAATACTTGCTGCAGTCAGAGCTATTTTCGATTAA
- a CDS encoding DUF6483 family protein, translating into MIKEDYLIRMIKDLIKTIAKFFFGSDSVTYQLPDEREYTETDYLYQQLVDMINQGDINEAEDLLYEKLDPQNKKYLELGLDFYSKLNNLTDEYLASHNYSRDEIELGLKTLVEKFGDSGLLTLFENY; encoded by the coding sequence ATGATTAAGGAAGATTATCTTATACGCATGATCAAAGATTTAATAAAAACCATTGCAAAATTCTTTTTCGGCAGCGATTCGGTTACTTATCAGTTGCCGGATGAGAGGGAATATACAGAAACGGATTATCTATATCAACAGTTGGTAGATATGATAAACCAGGGAGATATTAATGAAGCCGAGGATTTATTATATGAAAAACTTGATCCACAAAATAAAAAATATTTGGAATTAGGTTTAGATTTTTATTCAAAGTTAAATAACTTAACTGATGAATACCTGGCATCTCATAATTATAGCAGAGATGAAATTGAATTGGGGCTGAAGACGTTGGTAGAGAAGTTTGGAGATTCCGGACTGCTGACACTCTTTGAGAATTATTAA